CCTCCACGAGGGGCATCTGAGCCTGATGAGGAAGGCCAGGGAGGAAAACCACACCCTCGTAGCGAGTATATTCGTCAATCCAGCCCAGTTCGGCCCCAACGAGGATATGGAGAGCTACCCGAGAGACATGGAAAGGGATGCCGTTTTATGCCGCGATTCCGGTGTGGATACCATTTTCTCCCCCACGGCTGAGCAGATATATCCGGACGGGTTTTGTACCACGGTCCATGTGGCCGGACTGGCTGATGTGCTGTGCGGCCGGTCCAGACCGGGCCATTTCGACGGCGTCACCACGGTCGTGGCCAAACTTTTCTCCATCGTCCGCCCCCACAGGGCATACTTCGGCCTGAAGGATTACCAGCAGTACCTGGTAATAAGGAGGATGGCCCGGGATCTCGATCTCGACCTGGAAGTGATCGGACTTCCCATCGTACGGGAGGACGACGGCCTTGCAATGAGCAGCAGGAACACCTACCTTTCCACGGAGGAACGTGCAAGCGCCCTTTCCCTCAGTCGATCACTGGAGGAGGCGAAAAGGATAGTGGCCTCCGGGGTTCGGGACACGAAAACTGTTGAAGCCCGTGTTCGATCCATAATCGAGGGAGAGCCGCACACCAGGGTGGATTATATCCGGGTGGTGAACACCGGGGACCTTACCCCTGTTGAGCGCATTGTGGATGGCGCGCTGCTCGTTCTTGCCGTTTTCGTGGGCCGCGCCAGACTTATCGACAACACCATTTTAAAAACAGGAAGACTGGAATCAAAATTGGAGGCATAGATAAGATGAGATACACATTGCTTGCGGGCAAGATCCACCGTGCGACTGTAACGGGCACCGACCTGGAGTACGAAGGGTCCATCACCATTGACAAGGGCCTCCTGGAAGCGGCCCGGATCCCCCTCTACTCCCAGGTTCAGATCTACAACGTCACCAACGGGGAGCGGTTTGAGACCTACGCCATCCTCGGCGAACGGGGGTCCGGCGCCATTGCCCTTAACGGAGCCGCCGCGCACAAGGCAAGCAAGGGGGATATTATAATCATCGCGTGCTATTGCCATGTTGCGGCCAAGGATGTTCTCTCCCACAAACCGTCACTGGTCTACGTGGATCAAAACAACGCCATCAAGGAAACCAAACAGGGATAGCTTCCTTCCTTGCGTCCCAAAAATCCCCGGGACCTTTATTAAAACCATGTTTGGGGATTTTCCTTCGCGGCCCTTTGCGGCAGCGCCTGCAACAGGCGCTCTTCGTGGCCCTCTGCGATAAGGCTTTCAACTATCTGGAACCTGGCGTGTCGATATTTTCCGACACGCTGCCGGGGGACAGTATATTGGCTGAAATAAACCCCGAAAAAATCGCGCCGTTCAAGTGGGAAATCCCCGTTGGAACCGTTCCCGGAATGAGGGTACACGGGATCATCTATGCGGATGAAGCCCTCATGGAGGACATCCGGCAGGACAAGAGCCTCCTCCAGGTTGCCAACGGGGCCACACTGCCCGGTATCGTCGGCGCCTCCATGGGCATGCCGGACATTCACTTCGGGTACGGCCTCCCCATCGGCGGGGTCGTGGCAACCGACGTTCAGAACGACGGAATCATATCCCCCGGCGGCACCGGGTACGACATAAACTGCGGGGTGAGGCTGGCGGGCACAGGGCTCGACCGGAGGGCCCTGAAAACCAGGGACGCCCTCAGACGGTTTACCGACTCCCTGTTCGCGGGGATCCCCTCGGGGGTGGGTTCCAAGGGGGCGGTCAAACTGGGTGGAACCGAGATGGAAAAGGTCCTCGTCAAAGGTTCACGCTGGGCGGTGGAGAAAGGCATCGGAGACCCCGACGACCTGGCCCACACCGAGGAGGGCGGCTGCCTTGAAGGCGCTGATCCGGCGCAGGTCAGCGACCGTTCCCTGAAAAGAGGGGCGCCCCAGCAGGGGACCTTGGGCAGCGGAAACCACTTCGTGGAGGTCCAGTACGTGGACCGGATATTCGACCCCGAGGCGGCCGCCGCCTTCGGGATACACCAGGATCAGATAACCGTCATGATCCATTCCGGGTCCCGGGGGTTCGGCCACCAGGTCTGCACGGACCACCTGGAGAGGATGAAAAGCGCTGCCGGAAAGTACGGCATCGAACTTCCCGACCGGCAGCTGGTCTGCGCGCCCTTCCGTTCTCCGGAGGGCCGGAGCTATTGGGGGGCCATGAAGTGTGCTGCCAACTACGCGTGGGCAAACCGTCAGTGCCTCATGGACCGCGTCCGGGGGATAATGATGGATTTCTTCTCCATGGGTCCCCATGACCTGGGGTTCCGGCTGGTTTACGACGTGGCCCACAACATCGTAAAGCTGGAGTCTCACCTGGTTGGAGAAAAAGAGCATCTCCTGGCCGTCCACCGGAAGGGCGCCACCCGCGCTTTCCCGCCGGGGCACCGTGACCTGCCGGTCGATTACAGACCGTTCGGACAACCCGTCATCATC
This genomic stretch from bacterium BMS3Abin14 harbors:
- the panC gene encoding pantothenate synthetase, whose protein sequence is MKVISTIEQMHEYAVRRRHDGDRIGFVPTMGFLHEGHLSLMRKAREENHTLVASIFVNPAQFGPNEDMESYPRDMERDAVLCRDSGVDTIFSPTAEQIYPDGFCTTVHVAGLADVLCGRSRPGHFDGVTTVVAKLFSIVRPHRAYFGLKDYQQYLVIRRMARDLDLDLEVIGLPIVREDDGLAMSSRNTYLSTEERASALSLSRSLEEAKRIVASGVRDTKTVEARVRSIIEGEPHTRVDYIRVVNTGDLTPVERIVDGALLVLAVFVGRARLIDNTILKTGRLESKLEA
- the panD gene encoding aspartate 1-decarboxylase precursor, with amino-acid sequence MRYTLLAGKIHRATVTGTDLEYEGSITIDKGLLEAARIPLYSQVQIYNVTNGERFETYAILGERGSGAIALNGAAAHKASKGDIIIIACYCHVAAKDVLSHKPSLVYVDQNNAIKETKQG
- the rtcB gene encoding RNA-splicing ligase RtcB, translated to MALCDKAFNYLEPGVSIFSDTLPGDSILAEINPEKIAPFKWEIPVGTVPGMRVHGIIYADEALMEDIRQDKSLLQVANGATLPGIVGASMGMPDIHFGYGLPIGGVVATDVQNDGIISPGGTGYDINCGVRLAGTGLDRRALKTRDALRRFTDSLFAGIPSGVGSKGAVKLGGTEMEKVLVKGSRWAVEKGIGDPDDLAHTEEGGCLEGADPAQVSDRSLKRGAPQQGTLGSGNHFVEVQYVDRIFDPEAAAAFGIHQDQITVMIHSGSRGFGHQVCTDHLERMKSAAGKYGIELPDRQLVCAPFRSPEGRSYWGAMKCAANYAWANRQCLMDRVRGIMMDFFSMGPHDLGFRLVYDVAHNIVKLESHLVGEKEHLLAVHRKGATRAFPPGHRDLPVDYRPFGQPVIIPGDMGTASYLLRGMETGMAETFGSACHGAGRVLSRKAAIRQARGRSITRELEDRGIFVRASGKTSLMEEMPEAYKEVSRVVEVVHRAGIASKVARMRPLCVIKG